A single region of the Streptomyces sp. NBC_01803 genome encodes:
- the lipB gene encoding lipoyl(octanoyl) transferase LipB, with amino-acid sequence MSELRFVHLGFGPEAVEYHAAWQEQRRVHTARFADEIPDTCLLLEHQPVYTAGRRTEDSERPLDGTPVIDVDRGGKITWHGPGQLVGYPIVKLPRPVDVVAHVRRLEDAIIRVCADFGLETTRVEGRSGVWVLGDAVDDGRERGRGGLGGLSLDFDPRLHDEEFDPRLSGPEYAPSNAGQRGEDRKLCAIGIRVAKGVTMHGFSLNCDPDNTWFDRIVPCGIRDAGVTSLSQELGRTVTVTEVLPVVEKHLGAVLGAAVPLPRAG; translated from the coding sequence GTGAGCGAGCTGCGGTTTGTCCATCTCGGGTTCGGCCCGGAGGCCGTGGAGTACCACGCGGCGTGGCAGGAGCAGCGACGGGTCCACACCGCCCGGTTCGCCGACGAGATCCCGGACACCTGCCTGCTGCTGGAGCACCAGCCGGTCTACACGGCCGGGCGGCGGACCGAGGACAGCGAACGGCCCCTGGACGGCACCCCGGTCATCGACGTCGACCGGGGCGGGAAGATCACCTGGCACGGCCCGGGGCAGCTCGTCGGCTATCCGATCGTCAAGCTGCCGCGCCCGGTCGACGTGGTGGCGCACGTGCGGCGGCTGGAGGACGCGATCATCCGCGTCTGCGCCGACTTCGGCCTGGAGACGACCCGGGTGGAGGGCCGCAGCGGGGTGTGGGTGCTGGGCGACGCCGTGGACGACGGCCGGGAGCGGGGGCGCGGCGGGCTGGGCGGCCTGTCGCTGGACTTCGACCCCAGGCTGCACGACGAGGAGTTCGACCCCCGGCTCAGCGGCCCCGAGTACGCCCCGTCGAACGCCGGGCAGCGCGGCGAGGACCGCAAGCTGTGCGCGATCGGCATCCGGGTGGCCAAGGGCGTCACCATGCACGGCTTCTCGCTGAACTGCGACCCGGACAACACCTGGTTCGACCGCATCGTCCCGTGCGGGATCAGGGACGCGGGCGTCACCTCGCTCTCCCAGGAGCTGGGCCGGACGGTCACGGTCACCGAGGTGCTGCCGGTGGTCGAGAAGCATCTGGGCGCGGTGCTCGGAGCGGCGGTCCCGCTGCCCCGCGCGGGATGA
- a CDS encoding regulator — protein sequence MSTERPGGPASATQPSPPRTPNRQLAALIAEAGFSHAGLARRVDQLGLEHGLDLRYDKTSVTRWLRGQRPRGTTPALIAEVFTRRLGRRLSAQDLGLEACAPVYAGLEFAASPSEAVDIVAGLWRKDSGSYAELRKIAFTPAGLVVPSRDWLIGRPDERVARGDPAEGGATPGGDGPPGPGHPATHYPAHHVPHHPPPTLHPPRPTVRVPEQARGLGRPPGPTGPPGSPGGARPGPVPARAGQLDRVERGPGQRVTASDIAALRSVADLFRTLDQAYGGGHARQALVRYLEHELEPMLRGSYGEQTGRRLFSAAADLTRLAGWTAYDIAAHGLAQRYFVQALRLTQAAGDRSYGSYVLVSMSRQAVYLGHGREAVQLARVAQQGMASSVAPVVQALLHAVEARGHGLLGEVRSCTAALARAERALESARPGEDAPTWARFFDEAQLADEFGHCHRDLQQYRAAARHAERSLQLRGPAHARSRLFCRVVLACARLGLGDVDQACALAAEAAQQATEMRSVRAHEYLQDFERRLEPFRDAAAVRAYREKVAALA from the coding sequence ATGTCCACGGAACGACCCGGAGGCCCGGCCTCCGCCACGCAACCCAGCCCACCGCGTACGCCGAATCGCCAGCTCGCCGCGCTCATCGCCGAGGCCGGTTTCTCCCACGCCGGGCTGGCCAGACGTGTCGACCAGCTCGGCCTCGAACACGGCCTCGATCTCCGCTACGACAAGACGTCGGTCACCCGCTGGCTGCGCGGCCAGCGACCGCGCGGCACCACCCCGGCTCTCATCGCGGAAGTGTTCACCCGGCGCCTCGGCCGCCGGCTCTCCGCCCAGGACCTCGGCCTTGAGGCGTGCGCCCCGGTCTACGCGGGGCTGGAGTTCGCCGCCAGCCCGTCCGAGGCGGTGGACATCGTGGCCGGGCTGTGGCGCAAGGACTCCGGCAGCTACGCGGAGCTGCGGAAGATCGCCTTCACCCCGGCCGGGCTCGTCGTCCCCAGCCGGGACTGGCTCATCGGGCGCCCCGACGAGCGCGTGGCGCGCGGCGACCCCGCCGAGGGCGGCGCCACCCCGGGCGGCGACGGCCCACCGGGGCCGGGCCACCCGGCCACCCACTACCCGGCCCACCACGTGCCGCACCACCCCCCGCCCACCCTCCACCCGCCGCGGCCCACCGTGCGCGTGCCTGAGCAGGCACGTGGCCTCGGCCGCCCGCCCGGTCCGACGGGTCCGCCCGGATCGCCGGGTGGCGCGCGCCCCGGCCCGGTGCCCGCCAGGGCGGGCCAGCTCGACCGCGTCGAACGCGGCCCCGGCCAGCGCGTCACGGCCAGCGACATCGCCGCGCTCCGCTCGGTCGCCGACCTCTTCCGCACCCTGGACCAGGCGTATGGCGGCGGCCACGCCCGCCAGGCGCTGGTGCGGTATCTGGAGCACGAGCTGGAGCCGATGCTGCGCGGCAGCTACGGCGAGCAGACCGGCCGGCGGCTGTTCTCCGCCGCCGCCGACCTCACCCGGCTCGCCGGGTGGACGGCGTACGACATCGCCGCGCACGGCCTGGCCCAGCGGTATTTCGTGCAGGCGCTGCGGCTGACCCAGGCGGCCGGTGACCGCAGCTACGGCAGCTATGTGCTGGTCTCGATGAGCAGGCAGGCGGTCTACCTGGGCCACGGCAGGGAGGCCGTGCAGCTCGCCCGCGTCGCCCAGCAGGGCATGGCGAGCTCGGTCGCGCCCGTCGTCCAGGCCCTGCTGCACGCCGTCGAGGCGCGGGGCCACGGACTGCTGGGGGAGGTCCGCTCCTGTACCGCGGCGCTCGCCAGGGCCGAGCGCGCCCTGGAGTCGGCGCGGCCCGGCGAGGACGCGCCCACCTGGGCGCGGTTCTTCGACGAGGCGCAGCTCGCCGACGAGTTCGGGCACTGTCACCGCGATCTCCAGCAGTACCGTGCGGCGGCCCGGCACGCGGAGCGCTCGCTCCAGCTCCGCGGCCCGGCGCACGCCCGCAGCAGGCTGTTCTGCCGGGTCGTGCTGGCCTGTGCCAGGCTCGGCCTCGGCGACGTGGACCAGGCGTGCGCGCTGGCCGCCGAGGCCGCGCAGCAGGCCACCGAGATGCGCTCGGTGCGCGCCCACGAGTATCTCCAGGACTTCGAACGGCGCCTGGAGCCGTTCCGCGACGCGGCGGCCGTGCGGGCGTACCGGGAGAAGGTCGCCGCGCTCGCGTGA
- a CDS encoding FAD-dependent oxidoreductase, whose translation MLSSRTHRASSDSDSDIVVIGGGPAGLAAAHHLSTAGLTVTVLEAEDRIGGRMATEHRDGFRLDRAAQLPLPDSPDLRRLPRPLPVRRLTGGVLLRGDRHTQRIGEDPGHRDEARAAGGAGSRSRALALAADQSWLRANLTGLGRCPDARLRARPELTAAEALAARPIPRRIAEEALRPLLSALLHDAELATSSHVGDLALRAFARRGLSMPAGGAAALPESLAAGLPPGSVRTGVRAVSVATTAVETRAHGTFRCRAVVVATGAEAAARLLPGLRVPAFHPVTVLHHAAEGTLPPGATLIVDAAGRGPVSHTLAVSAADPSRAPAGRTLVTSVVLGVRAGEPTELLDKAARPQLSEMYGTAADDWELLAARHDPRAVPVVPPPYAGVRPVRLLDGLYICGDHRDTPGPAGDLASARRAAAALLADARVCPAATGPDPAAPDPAPAVPDAAAVPAAR comes from the coding sequence GTGCTCAGCAGCCGGACGCATCGCGCGTCCTCTGATTCGGATTCCGACATCGTCGTCATCGGGGGCGGACCGGCGGGGCTCGCCGCCGCCCACCACCTGAGCACCGCCGGGCTCACCGTGACCGTTCTGGAGGCCGAGGACCGGATCGGCGGCCGGATGGCCACCGAGCACCGCGACGGCTTCCGCCTCGACCGCGCCGCCCAGCTCCCCCTTCCCGACTCCCCGGACCTGCGTCGGCTGCCGCGCCCGTTGCCCGTGCGGCGCCTGACGGGCGGCGTGCTGCTGCGCGGCGACCGGCACACCCAGCGGATCGGCGAGGACCCCGGACACCGGGACGAGGCGCGCGCCGCCGGGGGCGCCGGCTCCCGTTCGCGCGCCCTCGCCCTCGCCGCCGACCAGAGCTGGCTGCGGGCCAACCTGACCGGCCTCGGCCGCTGCCCCGACGCGCGCCTGCGGGCCAGGCCCGAGCTGACGGCGGCCGAGGCGCTGGCCGCCCGCCCCATCCCGCGCCGCATAGCCGAGGAGGCCCTGCGCCCCCTCCTGTCCGCGCTGCTCCACGACGCCGAGTTGGCCACGTCCAGCCATGTCGGCGACCTCGCGCTGCGCGCGTTCGCCCGGCGCGGGCTCAGCATGCCGGCCGGTGGCGCCGCCGCGCTGCCCGAGTCGCTGGCGGCCGGGCTGCCGCCCGGCTCGGTGCGCACCGGCGTGCGGGCCGTGTCGGTGGCCACGACGGCCGTGGAGACGCGGGCGCACGGCACGTTCCGCTGCCGGGCCGTGGTCGTGGCCACCGGCGCCGAGGCCGCCGCGCGGCTGCTGCCGGGACTGCGCGTGCCCGCCTTCCACCCCGTCACGGTCCTGCACCACGCCGCCGAGGGCACGCTGCCGCCGGGAGCCACGTTGATCGTGGACGCCGCCGGGCGCGGACCCGTCTCGCACACCCTGGCGGTCTCGGCGGCCGACCCGTCGCGGGCCCCGGCCGGGCGGACGCTGGTCACCTCGGTGGTGCTCGGCGTGCGGGCCGGTGAGCCGACCGAGCTGCTGGACAAGGCGGCCCGGCCCCAGTTGAGCGAGATGTACGGCACGGCGGCCGACGACTGGGAGCTGCTGGCCGCGCGCCACGACCCGCGCGCGGTGCCGGTCGTGCCGCCCCCGTACGCGGGGGTCCGGCCGGTCCGCCTGCTGGACGGGCTCTACATCTGCGGCGACCACCGGGACACCCCCGGGCCGGCCGGTGACCTGGCGTCGGCCCGGCGCGCGGCGGCGGCGCTGCTGGCCGACGCGCGGGTGTGCCCGGCGGCGACCGGACCGGACCCGGCCGCACCGGACCCGGCCCCGGCCGTTCCGGACGCGGCGGCCGTTCCGGCGGCCCGGTAG
- a CDS encoding TIGR01777 family oxidoreductase, whose product MEPRPHRVAVTGTNGLIGGALVAALRAEGRDVVRLVRRPPGAPDEARWDPTGKDRELTAAAVRGCDAVVHMAGAGIADHRWTERYKRELRDSRVLGTAALATALASQPEPPRVFLSGSAIGFYGDTGDRAVDEDAPAGEGFLADLAREWEAAAEPARRAGVRTAFIRTGLVVARSGGAWGKLFPIFRAGLGGRLGDGRQFWSAISLHDHLAALRFLLDTSDLSGPVNFTGPEPVTNREVTRLMGRALRRPAFFAVPAPVLRLVLGEFSQDVLGSQRVLPARLLAAGFTFAHPTVDDAVRAALTDDA is encoded by the coding sequence ATGGAGCCTCGTCCGCACCGCGTCGCCGTCACTGGAACCAACGGCCTCATCGGCGGCGCGCTCGTCGCCGCCCTGCGCGCCGAGGGCCGCGATGTCGTGCGGCTCGTGCGCCGACCGCCCGGCGCCCCGGACGAGGCGCGCTGGGATCCGACCGGCAAGGACCGCGAGCTGACCGCGGCGGCCGTCCGGGGCTGCGACGCGGTCGTCCACATGGCGGGCGCGGGCATCGCGGACCACCGCTGGACCGAGCGTTACAAGCGGGAGCTGCGCGACAGCCGCGTGCTGGGCACGGCCGCCCTCGCCACGGCGCTCGCCTCGCAGCCCGAGCCGCCCCGGGTGTTCCTGTCCGGCAGCGCGATCGGCTTCTACGGCGACACCGGCGACCGGGCCGTGGACGAGGACGCGCCGGCCGGCGAGGGCTTCCTCGCGGACCTGGCCCGGGAGTGGGAGGCGGCGGCGGAGCCGGCCCGGCGGGCGGGCGTGCGGACGGCGTTCATCCGCACCGGTCTGGTGGTGGCCCGTTCCGGCGGCGCCTGGGGCAAGCTCTTCCCGATCTTCAGGGCCGGGCTCGGCGGGCGGCTCGGCGACGGCCGGCAGTTCTGGAGCGCCATCTCCCTGCACGACCACTTGGCCGCGCTGCGTTTTCTCCTCGACACGAGCGATCTGTCCGGGCCGGTCAACTTCACCGGTCCCGAGCCCGTGACCAACCGCGAGGTGACCCGGCTGATGGGCCGCGCGCTGCGCCGGCCGGCGTTCTTCGCCGTCCCGGCGCCGGTGCTGCGGCTGGTGCTCGGGGAGTTCTCCCAGGATGTGCTGGGCAGCCAACGGGTCCTGCCCGCACGGCTGTTGGCGGCCGGTTTCACCTTCGCCCACCCCACCGTCGACGACGCGGTGCGGGCGGCGCTCACCGACGACGCCTGA
- a CDS encoding DUF4240 domain-containing protein, protein MDETEFWEIVDGTREAAGGDPDAHADLMVERLTALDPEAVTDFARHFEARFNRAYRWDVWAAAWVLLDGAGDDTFENFRCWLISQGRPVFEGTLHEPDALADLLPPDFDARTDGEAEELGYAAYDAYEQLTGNELPTLGLPEPPAEPDGDPVDFEDPAVLAELCPRLWARFRLPGTPADRAVS, encoded by the coding sequence ATGGACGAGACGGAGTTCTGGGAGATCGTCGACGGCACCCGGGAGGCCGCGGGCGGCGATCCCGACGCGCACGCCGACCTCATGGTCGAACGGCTCACCGCCCTCGACCCCGAGGCCGTCACCGACTTCGCGCGCCACTTCGAGGCCCGGTTCAACCGTGCCTACCGGTGGGACGTGTGGGCCGCCGCCTGGGTGCTGCTGGACGGCGCGGGTGACGACACGTTCGAGAACTTCCGGTGCTGGCTGATCAGCCAGGGCCGCCCCGTCTTCGAGGGCACGCTGCACGAGCCGGACGCGCTCGCCGACCTGCTGCCCCCGGACTTCGACGCGCGAACGGACGGCGAGGCCGAGGAGCTCGGCTACGCGGCGTACGACGCCTACGAGCAGCTCACCGGGAACGAGCTGCCCACTCTCGGCCTGCCCGAGCCGCCGGCCGAGCCGGACGGCGACCCGGTCGACTTCGAGGACCCGGCCGTCCTGGCGGAGCTCTGCCCGCGGCTGTGGGCGCGGTTCCGGCTGCCGGGGACCCCGGCGGACCGGGCGGTGTCCTGA
- a CDS encoding SDR family oxidoreductase: protein MAGRVDGVSTRKELSGRIALVAGATRGAGRAMAVALGEAGATVYVTGRTTRSVVSEVGRSTETIEETAELVTAAGGEGIAVPTDHLEPEQVRALTERVDRDHGRLDVLINDVWGGDHLLEFPFSGSMWEYGLDKGLRMLRLGVETHIVTSHFALPLLVRRPGGLVIEVTDGTAESNRKYREQFYYDLAKTAPIRMAYALGEELREHGCTAVALTPGWLRSEAMLDTYFKVTEENWREGIAQDPHFAISESPAYVGRAAAALATDPEVSRWNGRSLSSGHLAKEYGFTDTDGSQPDAWRYLADAAAEGHTVNAEDYR, encoded by the coding sequence ATGGCTGGCAGGGTCGACGGTGTGAGCACACGAAAAGAGCTGAGCGGAAGGATCGCCCTGGTCGCGGGCGCGACACGGGGCGCCGGCCGGGCGATGGCGGTCGCCCTCGGCGAGGCCGGGGCGACGGTGTACGTGACGGGCCGGACGACCCGGTCCGTCGTGAGCGAGGTCGGCCGGAGCACCGAGACGATCGAGGAGACGGCCGAACTGGTCACGGCGGCGGGCGGCGAGGGCATCGCGGTGCCGACGGACCACCTGGAGCCGGAACAGGTCAGGGCCCTGACCGAGCGCGTCGACCGCGACCACGGGCGGCTGGACGTGTTGATCAACGACGTATGGGGCGGGGACCACCTGCTGGAGTTCCCGTTCAGCGGCTCGATGTGGGAGTACGGCCTGGACAAGGGGCTGCGGATGCTGCGGCTCGGCGTCGAGACGCACATCGTGACCAGCCACTTCGCGCTGCCGCTGCTGGTACGCCGGCCGGGCGGCCTGGTGATCGAGGTGACGGATGGCACGGCCGAGTCGAACCGGAAGTACCGCGAGCAGTTCTACTACGACCTCGCGAAGACCGCGCCGATCCGGATGGCGTACGCGCTGGGCGAGGAACTGCGGGAACACGGCTGCACGGCGGTCGCCCTCACGCCGGGCTGGCTTCGGTCGGAGGCGATGCTCGACACGTACTTCAAGGTGACGGAGGAGAACTGGCGGGAGGGGATCGCCCAGGACCCGCACTTCGCGATCTCCGAATCCCCGGCCTACGTGGGCCGCGCGGCGGCGGCCCTGGCCACCGACCCGGAGGTCTCCCGCTGGAACGGCCGCTCCTTGTCGAGCGGCCACCTCGCGAAGGAGTACGGCTTCACGGACACCGACGGCTCCCAACCGGACGCCTGGCGCTACCTCGCCGACGCGGCGGCGGAGGGACACACGGTGAACGCGGAGGACTACCGCTGA
- a CDS encoding helix-turn-helix transcriptional regulator: MRAARLIKMVLLLQTRRTMTAAELAAELEVTERTVARDVLALSEAGIPVYADRGRTGGYRLIGGYRTRLTGLGRSEAEALFLSGVPSALRDMGLADAASAARLKVSAALVPELRDAHESAAQRFHLDAPGWWQPPETPDLLPVIAEAVWDDLLLRVRYRRGDGTTVERRLEPYGLVLKAGTWYLAARTANEHRVYRVGRFQTAGTDGTRFDRDETFDLPAFWADHAAAFARSILHAEVHLRLTLAGTRALRHVTDRAAAEEALTTASPPDESGWVTVTLAVESVDVAYTQLLALGPEAEVLSPPPLRARLAAAAEGMAARYR, encoded by the coding sequence ATGCGCGCTGCCCGGCTGATCAAGATGGTGCTGCTGTTGCAGACGAGGCGGACGATGACGGCCGCCGAGCTGGCGGCGGAGCTCGAAGTCACGGAACGGACGGTCGCGCGCGACGTCCTCGCCCTCTCCGAAGCCGGCATCCCGGTCTACGCGGACCGCGGCCGGACCGGCGGCTACCGGCTGATCGGCGGCTACCGCACCCGGCTGACCGGCCTGGGCCGGAGCGAGGCCGAGGCCCTGTTCCTTTCCGGTGTGCCGTCCGCACTGCGCGACATGGGCCTGGCGGACGCGGCCTCGGCGGCCCGCCTGAAGGTCTCCGCCGCGCTCGTTCCCGAGCTGCGGGACGCCCACGAGAGCGCGGCGCAGCGCTTCCACCTGGACGCGCCGGGGTGGTGGCAGCCGCCGGAGACGCCGGACCTGCTGCCCGTGATCGCCGAGGCGGTGTGGGACGACCTGCTCCTGCGCGTCCGCTACCGGCGCGGGGACGGCACGACGGTGGAACGCCGACTGGAGCCGTACGGGCTGGTCCTGAAGGCGGGCACCTGGTATCTGGCGGCGCGGACGGCGAACGAACACCGGGTCTACCGGGTGGGGCGCTTCCAGACGGCCGGCACGGACGGAACCCGCTTCGACCGCGACGAGACGTTCGACCTCCCGGCCTTCTGGGCCGACCACGCGGCGGCGTTCGCCCGCTCGATCCTGCACGCGGAGGTCCACCTCCGCCTGACCCTGGCGGGCACCCGCGCCCTGCGCCACGTGACGGACCGCGCGGCGGCCGAGGAGGCCCTGACGACGGCCTCCCCGCCGGACGAGTCGGGGTGGGTGACGGTGACGCTGGCGGTGGAATCCGTGGACGTGGCGTACACCCAGCTCCTGGCCCTGGGCCCCGAGGCGGAAGTCCTCTCCCCGCCGCCCCTGCGCGCACGCCTGGCCGCGGCGGCGGAGGGGATGGCGGCGCGGTACCGCTGA
- a CDS encoding GntR family transcriptional regulator, translated as MNTPVIHSLRQQIREHIVEGIVSGRWQPGERIVERRIAAELKVSQTPVREALRELEALRLIESVPNKGVRVRALTAADLEEIYPVRAGLEQIAAELAADRLAKDVSALEPEVAALQEADRSGDAEGQVGHTVAFHRELVKASGNSVLLHTWESLGIEVWTSLSIRWLGTRQRSYAEEHQELIDAFTRHDPRIGELVKAHVLNCAPSA; from the coding sequence ATGAACACACCCGTCATCCACTCACTGCGTCAGCAGATCCGCGAGCACATCGTGGAGGGCATCGTCAGCGGGCGCTGGCAGCCCGGCGAGCGGATCGTCGAGCGCCGTATCGCGGCGGAGCTCAAGGTCAGCCAGACGCCGGTGCGCGAGGCGCTGCGCGAGCTGGAGGCGCTGCGGCTGATCGAGTCGGTGCCGAACAAGGGCGTCCGGGTCCGGGCGCTGACCGCCGCCGATCTGGAGGAGATCTACCCCGTGCGGGCGGGTCTGGAGCAGATCGCCGCCGAGCTGGCCGCCGACAGGCTGGCCAAGGACGTCTCCGCGCTGGAGCCGGAGGTCGCGGCGCTCCAGGAGGCCGACCGGAGCGGCGACGCGGAGGGCCAGGTCGGGCACACGGTCGCCTTCCACCGCGAGCTGGTGAAGGCGTCCGGGAACAGCGTGCTGCTGCACACCTGGGAGTCGCTGGGCATCGAGGTCTGGACGTCGCTGTCGATCCGCTGGCTCGGCACCCGACAGCGGTCGTACGCGGAAGAGCACCAAGAGCTGATCGACGCCTTCACGCGACACGACCCGCGAATCGGCGAGCTGGTGAAGGCGCACGTGCTGAACTGTGCACCAAGTGCCTGA